The following are from one region of the Planctomycetota bacterium genome:
- a CDS encoding glycosyltransferase family 4 protein yields MQKVLMVVHSYYPSDPRVKREAVALHDKGFEVDVVCLRENNERRYETVNGIGVHRLPVKRHRGSGFFIYLTEYLTFFFLALLKTSSLFIEKRYKIIQIHTLPDFLVFCSLVPKLFGARVILDMHEVMPEFFSYRYGIPKEHPANRIIQLSEKLSIMFADHVITVSDTLKEILVLRGVPAHKITIIMNVADEKLFKPRVTTQVKQKVFTLAYHGLLSGIYDLNVVFTALKILRGKIPNLRFIVIGKGPQGPEYKNAVCKLGLESVVSFEGHMPQEKVIPLLNNVDIGIVPLDKSEFTQIAFPTKVVEYIAMGIPVITANRKTVKQYFNDNTIAFYEAGDPQSLADRIIELYRHPERLNNLVKTASDCYKEISWDKMKNRYYQLMDNIVGGTR; encoded by the coding sequence ATGCAAAAAGTCTTAATGGTTGTTCACTCGTATTACCCTTCGGACCCGCGCGTAAAACGCGAAGCGGTTGCGCTGCATGATAAAGGGTTTGAGGTTGATGTCGTTTGTTTGCGGGAGAATAACGAGCGGCGGTATGAAACCGTAAACGGAATAGGCGTTCACCGCCTGCCTGTTAAAAGGCATAGGGGAAGCGGTTTTTTTATCTATTTGACCGAGTATTTGACTTTTTTCTTCTTAGCCTTATTAAAAACCTCTTCACTATTTATCGAAAAGCGCTACAAAATAATCCAAATACATACCTTGCCGGATTTTCTGGTATTTTGTTCTTTGGTTCCAAAATTATTCGGAGCCAGAGTTATACTGGATATGCATGAGGTCATGCCGGAATTCTTTTCCTACCGTTATGGCATTCCGAAAGAACACCCGGCAAATCGTATTATTCAGCTATCCGAGAAGTTGTCAATCATGTTTGCCGACCATGTGATTACGGTAAGCGATACGCTCAAAGAAATACTGGTTTTGCGCGGCGTCCCCGCTCATAAAATAACGATAATAATGAATGTCGCGGATGAAAAACTATTTAAGCCGCGTGTAACGACACAGGTTAAGCAAAAAGTTTTTACATTGGCTTATCACGGATTGTTATCGGGTATATATGACCTTAACGTTGTTTTTACCGCTTTAAAAATACTTAGGGGGAAGATTCCAAATCTAAGGTTTATAGTTATCGGTAAAGGCCCGCAAGGCCCGGAATATAAAAATGCCGTTTGTAAGTTAGGTCTGGAATCTGTCGTATCTTTTGAAGGGCATATGCCTCAGGAGAAAGTTATTCCATTGCTTAATAATGTTGATATCGGAATTGTCCCGTTGGATAAAAGCGAGTTTACTCAGATTGCTTTTCCGACAAAAGTGGTTGAATACATTGCCATGGGAATACCGGTGATAACCGCTAACCGAAAAACCGTTAAACAATATTTTAATGATAATACAATTGCCTTTTATGAGGCGGGCGACCCGCAATCTCTGGCGGATAGAATTATTGAATTATACCGGCATCCGGAAAGATTGAATAATCTGGTAAAAACCGCTTCGGATTGTTATAAAGAAATAAGCTGGGATAAAATGAAGAATCGGTATTATCAACTGATGGATAATATTGTGGGAGGAACGAGATAA
- a CDS encoding SDR family oxidoreductase: protein MYLVTGGAGFIGSHIAEALVKQGKKVRILDNFSKGRMENLKGILDKIQLIKGDIRSKPDVRHAVKGVKYIFHEAALCSVPKSLDNPGEFNEVNVTGTLNLLMAAREYDIKRFVFASSSSVYGNDKTFPKKEFFFPQPISPYAANKLTGEYYCRVFWESYRLPTVVLRYFNVFGPRQRLDDQYAVVIPKFISSLLNNQKPPVHGDGRQSRDFTYVVNVVRANLIAIKARPHSFGKVFNVACNNAYTILDLIKILNKLMGKNIKPAFLPSRKGDIKHSWADISLANKHLGYKPLVGFEEGLKQTIEYFK, encoded by the coding sequence ATGTATTTGGTTACGGGCGGCGCCGGTTTTATCGGTTCGCATATTGCGGAAGCTCTTGTTAAGCAGGGCAAGAAGGTGCGGATTCTGGATAATTTCTCTAAAGGCCGCATGGAAAACCTCAAAGGAATTCTCGATAAAATACAGTTGATAAAGGGTGATATCCGCAGTAAACCCGATGTAAGGCATGCGGTTAAGGGCGTTAAATATATCTTCCATGAAGCCGCATTATGCTCTGTTCCTAAATCACTGGATAATCCTGGAGAGTTTAATGAAGTAAATGTTACCGGCACTTTAAATCTTCTTATGGCGGCACGTGAATACGATATTAAGCGGTTTGTCTTTGCTTCTTCAAGCTCAGTCTACGGCAATGATAAAACCTTTCCGAAAAAAGAATTCTTTTTCCCTCAGCCCATTTCCCCATATGCTGCCAATAAACTGACCGGAGAATATTATTGCCGTGTTTTCTGGGAATCTTACAGGTTGCCTACGGTTGTATTGCGTTATTTCAACGTTTTCGGCCCCAGGCAGAGGTTGGATGACCAGTATGCTGTGGTTATCCCAAAGTTCATTTCGTCATTGTTAAATAATCAAAAGCCTCCTGTTCATGGTGATGGCAGGCAATCCCGTGATTTTACTTATGTTGTTAATGTGGTTCGAGCCAATCTTATTGCTATAAAAGCCAGGCCGCATTCCTTTGGTAAGGTTTTTAATGTCGCTTGTAATAATGCGTACACCATATTAGATTTAATAAAGATTCTTAATAAGCTTATGGGAAAAAATATAAAACCGGCTTTTTTGCCTTCCCGTAAAGGGGATATTAAACACAGCTGGGCTGATATTTCGCTTGCCAATAAACATTTGGGTTATAAACCGCTGGTCGGATTTGAAGAAGGGTTAAAACAAACCATAGAATATTTCAAGTAA
- the metG gene encoding methionine--tRNA ligase subunit beta, translating into MITIDDFRKIELKTGKIISVENHSNADKLYVLKVDIGGEIRQIVAGLKPYLKPEELLNKNVAVVVNLQPAILRGVESQGMVLAASAEGLVTILTPDKEVPPGSRVS; encoded by the coding sequence ATGATAACCATTGATGACTTCAGGAAAATAGAATTGAAAACCGGTAAAATAATATCCGTGGAAAACCACTCCAACGCCGATAAATTATATGTGCTGAAGGTTGATATCGGCGGGGAAATCAGGCAGATTGTCGCTGGATTAAAACCGTATTTAAAACCCGAGGAATTGCTTAATAAGAATGTCGCGGTTGTAGTGAACCTTCAGCCGGCAATACTGCGCGGAGTAGAAAGCCAGGGGATGGTGCTGGCGGCTTCGGCAGAAGGATTGGTTACAATTTTAACCCCTGATAAAGAAGTGCCTCCCGGCTCCCGGGTATCTTAA
- a CDS encoding N-acetyltransferase, giving the protein MIRKKILLGRGYKFEKNTEVGYQPQRKIADSSLVIGKNAKVRRGSIVYLGSKIGDNLETGHNVIIREENSIGNDFKIWNNSVIDYGCKIGNDVKIHSNCYVAQFTSIGDGAFMAPGVTIANDMHPGCKFSRECMKGPTIGKGAQIGAGSTILPFVKIGEYALIGAGSVVTKDIPARAVAYGNPAKARRNIKDLRCVTGLTKKPY; this is encoded by the coding sequence ATGATAAGAAAAAAGATTTTGTTAGGTAGAGGATATAAATTCGAAAAGAATACCGAAGTCGGCTACCAACCGCAAAGGAAGATTGCGGATAGTTCGCTGGTTATCGGGAAAAACGCCAAGGTCAGGCGCGGGAGCATCGTATATCTGGGCTCGAAAATAGGCGATAACCTGGAGACCGGACATAACGTCATCATCAGGGAAGAAAACTCTATCGGGAACGATTTTAAGATATGGAATAATTCGGTGATTGATTACGGTTGCAAAATCGGGAATGACGTCAAAATCCATTCCAATTGTTACGTGGCGCAGTTTACCAGTATCGGGGACGGCGCGTTTATGGCGCCCGGAGTGACCATCGCCAATGATATGCATCCGGGATGCAAGTTTTCCAGGGAATGCATGAAAGGGCCGACCATCGGAAAAGGCGCGCAAATCGGGGCGGGTTCGACCATACTGCCATTCGTGAAAATAGGCGAATACGCTTTAATCGGGGCGGGCTCGGTCGTGACAAAGGATATTCCGGCGCGGGCGGTTGCTTACGGTAATCCGGCAAAAGCACGGCGGAATATAAAAGACCTGAGATGCGTTACCGGCTTAACCAAGAAACCTTATTAA
- the arcC gene encoding carbamate kinase translates to MNKTRPLLVLALGGNALLTEKEKGTISEQEANAARTAKELFPLLKADYDLVITHGNGPQVGNILIQNESASEQVPSMPIDVCVAKSEGSIGYILQQAILNELRRHKIKRYVVTMITQVVVNKDDPAFKNPTKPIGPFFDKEKAGILEKERKWQMKEDSGRGYRRVVASPMPVKIIQRPMIHDLAVDGHVVIALGGGGIPIWKKADNDYEGIEAVIDKDVASAILASEMKAQTLLILTTIPKVYLNYGKPNQKAIDKMSLTEAKAYLKEGHFGSGSMGPKVKAAIMYLEQVDGKVIITSADNLKRALVKPENGTYIYSDLDYKKEGDNLLIGFSNDKKKDFVR, encoded by the coding sequence ATGAACAAAACAAGACCGCTATTGGTATTAGCATTGGGCGGGAATGCGCTCCTGACCGAGAAGGAAAAAGGGACTATCAGCGAGCAGGAAGCCAACGCCGCGCGCACTGCCAAGGAGCTATTTCCTTTACTTAAGGCAGATTACGACCTGGTTATCACGCACGGCAACGGCCCGCAGGTTGGCAATATCCTAATACAAAATGAATCCGCCAGTGAGCAGGTTCCGTCAATGCCCATAGATGTCTGCGTCGCCAAGTCCGAAGGGAGCATCGGCTATATTTTGCAGCAGGCAATACTTAATGAACTGAGGCGGCATAAAATAAAACGCTATGTCGTCACGATGATTACGCAGGTGGTGGTCAATAAAGACGACCCGGCATTTAAGAATCCAACCAAGCCAATCGGCCCCTTCTTTGACAAGGAAAAAGCGGGCATCCTGGAAAAAGAGCGCAAGTGGCAGATGAAAGAAGACAGCGGCCGCGGATACCGCCGTGTGGTGGCATCCCCGATGCCGGTAAAGATAATCCAGCGCCCGATGATACACGACCTCGCCGTGGACGGGCACGTGGTCATTGCCTTAGGCGGCGGCGGAATCCCCATCTGGAAAAAAGCGGATAATGATTATGAAGGCATCGAAGCGGTAATTGACAAAGATGTTGCCTCGGCAATACTGGCAAGCGAGATGAAGGCGCAAACGCTTTTAATATTAACCACGATTCCGAAAGTATATCTAAATTACGGAAAACCAAACCAGAAAGCGATTGACAAGATGTCTTTAACCGAAGCAAAGGCATATTTAAAGGAAGGGCATTTCGGGAGCGGAAGCATGGGACCGAAAGTGAAAGCAGCGATAATGTACCTCGAACAGGTGGACGGAAAGGTCATCATAACCTCTGCCGACAACCTTAAAAGAGCTCTGGTTAAACCGGAAAACGGGACTTATATTTATTCGGATTTGGATTATAAAAAAGAAGGGGACAATCTTTTGATTGGATTCTCAAATGATAAGAAAAAAGATTTTGTTAGGTAG
- a CDS encoding type I 3-dehydroquinate dehydratase — protein sequence MLCISIKATSFSGLMEKLQLALKEKPDFIELRADGIPDFDIKRIPKTGRTRLIFTCRSKNNIRLLQSAIDSGRFDYVDVAFEDMPHIKRGLPKIIASYHDFKETPSLAFLKRLHKQMAETRSDVIKIVTYANDILDNLKIFNLLKHTKDTIPTTAFCMGEAGLSSRVLYRRFGGWMSYASLNNAEGTAEGQLDYHEMKYNYQADKINNKTRVFGLIGNPVKYSLSPVLFNGLFKRYKMNAVYLPFLIHNIKVLPELMRALDIRALSVTMPFKEKVIRNSVVNTIYRDKKGGFICTNTDGRGAILALGASTGSVQDKQILILGAGGAGRAIAHELINNGARVTIANRHYDKAVKAARDLGCKAIQWHKIKETMKQTDILINATPVGMMPKPNAAPIPAKLLHKGLAVMDTIYRPPETKLLRQARAKVCRIISGLEMFINQAGLQFALFQKLATKAPRH from the coding sequence ATGTTGTGTATATCGATTAAAGCGACATCGTTCAGTGGCCTGATGGAGAAACTCCAACTGGCTCTCAAGGAAAAGCCGGATTTTATCGAGCTCCGCGCGGATGGGATTCCTGATTTCGATATAAAGCGCATTCCCAAAACCGGCCGGACCAGGTTAATATTCACTTGCCGCTCCAAGAACAATATCCGCCTCCTCCAATCCGCCATTGATTCCGGACGCTTTGACTATGTGGATGTAGCGTTTGAAGACATGCCCCATATCAAGCGAGGACTGCCTAAGATAATCGCTTCTTACCATGATTTCAAGGAAACGCCCTCGTTGGCTTTCCTTAAACGGCTCCATAAGCAAATGGCTGAAACCAGGTCGGATGTTATTAAGATAGTCACTTATGCTAATGATATATTGGATAACCTTAAAATATTCAATTTACTGAAACACACCAAAGATACTATACCAACCACAGCCTTTTGTATGGGAGAGGCAGGATTATCAAGCCGTGTGCTCTACCGCCGGTTCGGGGGATGGATGTCTTACGCCTCGCTTAACAACGCCGAAGGGACCGCAGAGGGGCAACTGGATTACCACGAGATGAAATATAATTACCAGGCAGATAAGATAAACAATAAAACACGTGTTTTCGGCCTAATCGGTAATCCCGTAAAGTATTCCCTAAGCCCGGTATTATTCAACGGATTATTCAAGAGATACAAAATGAATGCGGTTTATCTGCCGTTCCTTATACATAATATAAAGGTTCTGCCTGAACTGATGCGTGCGCTGGATATCCGCGCGCTTAGCGTGACGATGCCATTCAAAGAGAAAGTGATAAGGAATTCCGTAGTTAACACTATTTACCGCGACAAGAAAGGCGGTTTTATCTGTACGAATACGGACGGCAGGGGCGCAATTCTGGCTTTAGGCGCTTCGACAGGCTCAGTGCAAGATAAGCAGATTTTAATCCTCGGAGCGGGCGGGGCGGGGCGGGCAATCGCCCATGAACTTATAAATAACGGAGCAAGGGTTACCATTGCCAATCGCCATTATGACAAAGCCGTAAAAGCGGCCCGTGACTTGGGATGCAAGGCTATTCAATGGCATAAGATAAAAGAAACAATGAAGCAAACTGATATTTTAATCAATGCCACGCCTGTCGGGATGATGCCGAAACCAAACGCCGCTCCAATCCCGGCAAAGCTCCTGCATAAAGGATTAGCGGTTATGGATACAATATACCGTCCGCCTGAAACTAAATTGCTGCGCCAGGCGCGGGCAAAAGTATGCCGCATCATAAGCGGGCTGGAGATGTTTATTAACCAAGCAGGTCTTCAATTCGCATTATTCCAAAAATTAGCCACGAAGGCACCAAGACACTAA
- a CDS encoding NifU family protein — translation MMTKVEAALNKIRPMLAADGGNVDLVSVDAASGVVKVKLVGACGCCPMSQMTLKNGIEQALKKAIPEIKKVESV, via the coding sequence CTGATGACCAAGGTGGAAGCAGCGTTAAATAAAATCCGTCCGATGTTAGCTGCGGACGGCGGTAACGTGGACCTTGTTTCCGTGGATGCGGCGAGCGGCGTGGTAAAGGTAAAGCTGGTCGGCGCCTGCGGATGCTGCCCGATGAGCCAGATGACCCTGAAAAACGGGATTGAACAGGCATTGAAAAAAGCCATTCCGGAAA